A DNA window from Chitinibacter fontanus contains the following coding sequences:
- a CDS encoding CHASE2 domain-containing protein, which yields MRQKLSFASLLAIVACLVALDYGWLNFTQTIDLRVGDLLLEQHAKTRKANPDIVIVDIDQKSLEDMNEVASKWPWPRSIHAELIEHIAAQNPSAIVFDVMFNEPDTFGTESDALFKQVVAQHSNIYFAHTLLQDGNSSALSALPASVGLIKTPNAKPTARAIMMLPSVLERDSWRGGLINFQQDHDGIGRNYLLHENIDGWLIPSLPWRLARDLKWQPIEQAQIRLNWQQQRTHISYSAVYLDANTEHPSRAQNEFTNKIVIIGTAAPGLQDLRPTPISQSYPGVEILATAIDNLKYQDWLRDTPRTPFAIAALLLASLLAWGFQKGRNTLHLATLLLIASALFVSAVWLGLKQYWYLPLAAPIAWAWLYFWLAALLSYLAEKASREHAIAMFSRFLDARVVGELISSGKIDLSKKAESRELTVLFSDIRGFTTLSESHPPEYIVELLNRYFSMQVAIIFKHGGTLDKFIGDAIMAFWGAPAHDEQHANRAVAAALEMSAAVQRFRQELQGLNAEFDVGIGIHTGPAVVGFIGSDSRLDYTVIGDTVNLASRIEGLTKGVARVLVSEACMQACQQHNTVYEFIARGTHQVKGREQSVQLFEPQVKS from the coding sequence ATGCGCCAGAAACTATCGTTTGCTTCTTTATTAGCCATTGTGGCCTGTTTAGTTGCCCTAGATTATGGCTGGCTCAACTTTACGCAAACCATAGATCTACGAGTGGGTGATCTATTACTTGAACAGCACGCCAAAACCCGTAAAGCCAACCCCGATATCGTGATTGTCGATATCGATCAGAAAAGTCTGGAAGATATGAACGAGGTTGCCAGCAAATGGCCTTGGCCTCGTTCTATCCATGCAGAGCTGATCGAACATATCGCAGCACAAAACCCTAGCGCCATCGTCTTTGATGTGATGTTTAACGAACCCGACACTTTTGGCACCGAGTCGGATGCTTTATTCAAACAGGTGGTAGCACAACACTCCAATATTTACTTCGCGCACACTTTACTGCAAGACGGTAACAGCAGCGCACTCAGCGCCTTACCTGCGAGTGTGGGGTTGATCAAGACCCCAAACGCCAAACCTACTGCGCGGGCAATTATGATGCTGCCGTCCGTTCTTGAGCGAGACTCATGGCGAGGTGGGCTGATCAATTTTCAGCAAGATCACGACGGTATTGGGCGCAATTATTTGTTGCATGAAAACATTGATGGCTGGCTAATCCCCTCATTGCCATGGCGACTGGCGCGCGACTTGAAATGGCAACCCATTGAACAGGCCCAAATTCGACTCAATTGGCAGCAGCAGCGCACCCACATCTCTTATTCTGCGGTGTATCTGGATGCCAATACTGAACACCCCAGCCGAGCCCAGAATGAATTTACCAATAAAATTGTCATTATTGGTACCGCAGCACCAGGGCTACAAGATTTGCGCCCTACACCGATCAGTCAAAGCTATCCAGGGGTTGAGATTCTCGCTACGGCAATTGATAACCTTAAATACCAAGACTGGCTGCGCGATACACCGCGCACGCCATTTGCGATTGCTGCGCTACTGTTAGCCTCGCTGCTAGCCTGGGGCTTTCAGAAAGGGCGCAATACACTGCACCTTGCCACATTACTTTTAATTGCAAGTGCTCTATTCGTGAGTGCAGTCTGGTTAGGTCTGAAACAATATTGGTATCTGCCACTAGCCGCACCGATCGCATGGGCGTGGCTGTATTTCTGGCTGGCCGCCTTGCTGTCGTACTTAGCTGAAAAAGCCAGTCGCGAACATGCGATCGCCATGTTTTCGCGTTTTCTGGACGCCAGAGTCGTTGGCGAATTGATCAGCAGCGGTAAGATTGACTTGAGCAAAAAAGCCGAGTCACGCGAGCTTACTGTTTTATTCTCGGACATTCGTGGGTTTACTACGCTATCGGAAAGTCACCCCCCTGAATATATCGTAGAGCTATTAAACCGTTACTTCTCCATGCAGGTGGCTATTATTTTCAAGCATGGCGGCACATTGGATAAATTTATTGGTGATGCAATTATGGCCTTTTGGGGCGCACCAGCACATGATGAACAGCATGCAAATCGTGCAGTGGCAGCAGCACTAGAAATGTCCGCTGCAGTACAGCGCTTTAGGCAGGAATTGCAGGGTTTAAATGCCGAATTTGATGTGGGCATTGGCATTCATACTGGCCCAGCTGTGGTCGGCTTTATCGGCTCAGATTCAAGGCTCGACTATACCGTGATTGGCGATACCGTTAATCTGGCCTCACGGATTGAAGGGCTAACCAAAGGCGTGGCCCGTGTTTTGGTCTCTGAAGCTTGTATGCAAGCGTGCCAACAACACAATACCGTTTACGAATTTATTGCACGCGGCACTCATCAGGTCAAAGGCCGCGAGCAATCTGTCCAATTATTTGAACCGCAGGTGAAATCATGA
- a CDS encoding TetR/AcrR family transcriptional regulator — protein MSILSKLSFKDQAFKLRENAILDATTAILRDKGFDLMTMDDVASAVGISKPSLYKHFKSKEDLVGEAMIRLIDGAADFLAQLDKNLQPIEILSAMLEWALRVRLEGGMPFLPSTSAHVREMLMRNLKYVGRVLKLNHQLEKLVAKAQKSGDLDASLPSDVILFSYYSRTCDPAVEFLQRYSKLDNEQIIKHMLQVCFAGLGTKQPH, from the coding sequence ATGAGTATACTCAGCAAGCTTAGCTTTAAAGATCAGGCGTTCAAATTACGTGAAAACGCCATTCTCGACGCAACGACAGCCATCTTGCGTGACAAGGGCTTTGATCTAATGACAATGGATGACGTTGCTAGTGCAGTCGGCATTTCCAAGCCTAGCCTATACAAGCACTTTAAATCGAAAGAAGATCTAGTCGGCGAGGCAATGATTCGCCTCATTGATGGAGCGGCAGACTTTCTGGCACAGTTAGACAAAAACCTGCAGCCCATAGAAATCCTAAGTGCGATGCTCGAGTGGGCTCTGCGCGTTAGACTTGAAGGTGGCATGCCATTTCTGCCATCCACCAGTGCGCATGTGCGGGAAATGCTGATGCGCAACTTAAAATATGTCGGCCGTGTGCTCAAGCTGAATCATCAGCTAGAGAAATTAGTCGCTAAAGCGCAAAAAAGTGGTGATCTAGATGCTAGCTTGCCCAGCGATGTAATCTTGTTTAGCTACTATTCTCGTACTTGCGACCCTGCGGTCGAATTTTTGCAGCGATATAGCAAACTGGATAACGAACAAATCATCAAACACATGCTGCAGGTCTGCTTTGCTGGATTAGGGACTAAACAGCCGCATTAA
- a CDS encoding NAD(P)/FAD-dependent oxidoreductase — protein sequence MSQKAKQRIAVIGSGISGLASAYFLSRAHEVVLFEAGNYLGGHTNTVEVTLEGQTAAVDTGFLVFNEKTYPNLIALLAELGVGSYATDMSFGVSLDDGRLEWAGTNLDTVFAQRSNLLSTRFIGMLRDILRFNAAASANLEACLQSGATLGQLLESGAYGAAFRDAYLLPMAAAIWSSSPNDILDFPAATFLRFCLNHALLQVNDRPQWQTVRGGGREYVRKIAATLSDVRLNTPVSRVERTADGVMVYSAQQAEQFDAVVFATHAPQTLAMLVDASEAERAVLSAVRYQANTAVLHTDIKQLPKRRKVWSAWNYLGGAAVSGERPVCVSYLLNQLQNLPFVTPVVVTLNPFAPPAAETVLAQFEYEHPVFDQAAIDAQARLPAIQGVDRVWFAGAWTGYGFHEDGLKSALRVVADFGLSPEWAQVT from the coding sequence ATGAGCCAAAAAGCCAAACAACGCATTGCTGTGATCGGCTCTGGTATTTCCGGGCTAGCGAGCGCCTATTTTCTCAGCCGTGCCCATGAGGTAGTGCTGTTTGAGGCGGGTAATTATCTTGGTGGGCACACCAATACGGTCGAAGTAACGCTGGAGGGGCAGACTGCTGCGGTTGATACTGGGTTTCTGGTATTCAATGAAAAAACCTACCCCAATCTGATTGCTCTGCTGGCTGAGTTGGGCGTGGGAAGTTATGCCACTGATATGTCGTTTGGTGTTTCGCTCGATGACGGTCGGCTTGAGTGGGCAGGCACTAATCTAGATACTGTGTTTGCCCAGCGCAGTAATCTGCTCTCGACGCGTTTTATCGGCATGCTGCGTGATATTTTGCGCTTTAATGCTGCGGCATCCGCTAATCTAGAAGCCTGCTTGCAAAGTGGCGCCACACTTGGCCAACTACTTGAGTCGGGCGCTTACGGTGCAGCATTCCGAGATGCCTATTTGTTGCCGATGGCCGCAGCAATCTGGTCTAGCTCGCCCAATGATATTTTGGACTTTCCCGCCGCGACTTTTCTGCGTTTTTGCCTTAATCATGCATTACTGCAAGTCAACGATAGACCGCAATGGCAAACCGTGCGGGGTGGTGGGCGTGAATATGTGCGCAAAATTGCCGCCACGCTCAGTGATGTTCGCCTCAATACGCCAGTGAGCCGCGTAGAGCGCACCGCTGATGGCGTAATGGTGTACAGCGCACAGCAGGCAGAGCAATTTGATGCTGTCGTTTTTGCCACGCACGCCCCGCAAACTTTGGCGATGCTCGTCGATGCCAGCGAAGCTGAACGTGCCGTGCTCAGTGCGGTACGCTATCAAGCCAATACAGCGGTGCTGCATACCGATATCAAGCAACTGCCAAAACGACGCAAAGTCTGGTCGGCCTGGAATTATTTGGGAGGGGCGGCGGTATCGGGTGAGCGGCCTGTGTGCGTGAGTTATCTGCTAAATCAGTTGCAAAATTTACCGTTTGTCACGCCAGTAGTGGTCACGCTAAACCCATTTGCCCCACCTGCGGCTGAGACGGTGCTGGCACAGTTTGAGTATGAGCATCCAGTCTTTGATCAGGCGGCGATTGATGCGCAAGCACGGCTGCCTGCCATTCAAGGGGTGGATCGGGTCTGGTTTGCTGGGGCATGGACGGGTTATGGCTTTCATGAAGATGGGCTCAAATCTGCTTTGCGCGTAGTGGCGGATTTTGGCTTGTCGCCGGAATGGGCACAGGTGACATGA
- a CDS encoding DUF1365 domain-containing protein: MMAAAAYLLRGQVMHSRLRPVMNHFVYPVFCVRINLARLKELRGRWFGVDCRRLVSVQTRDYGPRDGSDLLHWIRDVLREHDLPHDGEVWLQTFPRVLGFVFNPVSFWYCHDTAGDLRAVLAEVNNTFGDTHRYLLVAHAGAVIDEHTPLLARKLMHVSPFCAVAGHYQFRLRDTENTAFVGIDYFDEAGLLIKTAIGGHKQLLSDATMWRALLAQPLLTIGVFSKIHWQALKLWCKKVPFFRQPLAPEPNLSFQTPLSVQASFVNDRNLEERSS; the protein is encoded by the coding sequence ATGATGGCCGCCGCTGCCTACTTACTGCGCGGTCAGGTGATGCATTCCCGCCTGCGGCCCGTGATGAACCACTTTGTTTATCCGGTGTTTTGTGTGCGGATTAATCTGGCGCGGCTCAAGGAATTACGCGGCCGCTGGTTTGGCGTTGATTGCAGACGGCTGGTCAGCGTACAAACCCGTGATTATGGCCCACGTGATGGTTCAGATTTGCTGCACTGGATACGGGATGTCTTGCGGGAGCATGATCTGCCCCACGACGGTGAAGTCTGGCTGCAAACTTTTCCCCGCGTGCTGGGCTTTGTATTTAACCCGGTTAGTTTCTGGTATTGCCATGATACTGCAGGGGATTTGCGTGCGGTACTGGCAGAAGTGAACAATACCTTTGGCGATACGCATCGGTATTTGTTGGTGGCTCATGCTGGTGCTGTGATTGACGAGCATACCCCCTTGCTGGCGCGCAAGTTGATGCATGTATCACCATTTTGTGCCGTGGCTGGACATTACCAGTTTCGGCTGCGTGACACGGAGAACACCGCCTTTGTTGGGATTGATTATTTCGATGAAGCCGGTTTGCTGATTAAAACGGCCATAGGTGGGCATAAGCAGCTTTTAAGCGATGCGACGATGTGGCGTGCATTGTTGGCCCAGCCGCTACTCACCATCGGTGTGTTTAGCAAAATTCACTGGCAGGCGCTCAAGTTGTGGTGCAAGAAAGTGCCTTTTTTCCGCCAGCCGTTAGCGCCAGAACCCAATCTCAGTTTTCAAACGCCGCTGAGCGTGCAAGCCAGCTTCGTCAATGATCGCAATTTAGAGGAGCGTTCATCATGA
- a CDS encoding SAM-dependent methyltransferase, translating to MSQTRTLTLADTRSLPNAARLFLKLLAQLRYGHLQLITPEGGCMTFGDLHQPPSATLQINDWRACGRIIKAGDIGFAESYEAGWIDSPDLTAVLRLAIRNEAVLEQMVFGGKLATLWYRLKHLLRPNTRAGSRKNIHAHYDIGNDFYRLWLDPSWTYSSAIFADDFAQSLQSAQQRKYQRIIDELGLRSGHRVLEIGCGWGGFAEHASRLGIHVHGITISPAQLQIAQARIDAQGLNALADLEICDYRDLSGQYDAIVSIEMFEAVGERFWSQYFATVAERLKPGGRALIQTITIDERYFERYRSSTDFIQQYIFPGGMLPSPERFVAKAERAGMKALDQYRFGCDYAETLRRWLADFEAQHSAIRAQGFDESFMRIWRLYLTYCEAGFDEGRTDVIQFLLQKSH from the coding sequence ATGAGCCAAACTCGTACCCTAACCCTTGCAGATACCCGTAGCCTGCCCAATGCCGCCAGATTATTTCTTAAGTTGCTCGCGCAATTACGCTATGGTCATTTGCAACTGATTACGCCCGAAGGCGGGTGTATGACATTTGGTGATTTGCACCAGCCGCCCAGTGCTACTTTGCAGATTAACGATTGGCGCGCCTGTGGCCGCATTATAAAGGCGGGAGATATCGGTTTTGCTGAAAGCTATGAGGCGGGTTGGATTGATAGCCCAGATTTAACTGCGGTGTTGCGGCTGGCTATTCGTAACGAAGCGGTCTTGGAGCAGATGGTTTTTGGTGGAAAATTGGCGACGCTGTGGTATCGGCTTAAGCACTTGTTGCGCCCCAACACCCGCGCGGGCAGCCGTAAAAATATCCATGCGCATTACGATATTGGCAATGATTTTTATCGACTGTGGCTTGATCCAAGCTGGACCTATTCCAGCGCGATTTTTGCCGATGACTTTGCCCAATCACTGCAAAGTGCCCAGCAACGTAAATATCAGCGGATTATTGATGAGCTTGGTTTGCGCTCCGGGCACCGAGTGCTGGAAATCGGCTGCGGCTGGGGTGGTTTTGCCGAGCATGCCAGTCGCTTGGGTATCCATGTGCACGGGATCACCATTTCGCCTGCACAATTACAGATCGCGCAGGCACGAATCGATGCGCAAGGACTCAATGCGCTGGCTGATCTGGAAATCTGCGACTACCGCGATTTGTCTGGTCAGTACGATGCGATAGTCTCGATTGAAATGTTTGAAGCGGTTGGTGAGCGGTTCTGGTCGCAGTATTTCGCTACTGTGGCCGAGCGGCTTAAACCTGGTGGGCGCGCGCTGATTCAGACCATTACCATTGACGAGCGCTATTTTGAGCGTTATCGCAGCAGCACCGATTTTATCCAGCAATACATATTCCCCGGCGGCATGCTGCCTAGTCCTGAGCGCTTTGTGGCGAAAGCCGAGCGTGCAGGGATGAAAGCGCTAGACCAATACCGTTTTGGTTGCGATTACGCTGAAACGCTGCGCCGATGGCTGGCCGATTTTGAAGCGCAGCACAGCGCAATCCGCGCGCAGGGTTTTGATGAGTCGTTTATGCGAATCTGGCGTTTGTACCTGACGTATTGCGAAGCTGGCTTTGATGAGGGGCGTACCGATGTTATTCAATTCCTGCTGCAAAAATCGCACTAA
- a CDS encoding chalcone isomerase family protein, whose product MLFNSCCKNRTNTPKGISLKAIILAGLLMIPLAAPVCANVWREQLPQARAIGSGDLRWFGLKIYTARLWSEQTRFDPESSTSPFALELTYHRSISREQFVKTSLDEITRLFANRYSAATLKRWEADMQRAFTDVNAGDQLIGVYLPEVGCRFYNSRQLLAEIRDPEFAKAFFAIWFDERTKDTGLRSQLLGSRK is encoded by the coding sequence ATGTTATTCAATTCCTGCTGCAAAAATCGCACTAATACACCTAAGGGTATCTCACTTAAAGCCATTATTTTAGCTGGCTTGTTGATGATACCCCTTGCTGCGCCAGTTTGCGCCAATGTCTGGCGCGAACAATTGCCTCAAGCTCGTGCCATTGGTAGCGGTGATTTACGCTGGTTTGGCCTAAAAATATACACCGCGCGACTTTGGAGTGAGCAAACTCGCTTTGATCCTGAGTCAAGCACAAGCCCATTTGCCTTGGAGCTGACCTATCACCGCAGCATTAGCCGCGAGCAATTTGTTAAAACCAGCTTGGATGAAATCACTCGGCTATTTGCTAATCGCTACTCCGCCGCCACGCTAAAGCGCTGGGAAGCTGACATGCAGCGCGCATTTACTGATGTGAATGCCGGTGATCAGCTCATTGGCGTGTATTTGCCGGAAGTGGGTTGCCGTTTTTATAACAGCCGCCAATTGTTGGCGGAAATTCGCGACCCTGAGTTTGCGAAAGCTTTCTTCGCAATCTGGTTTGACGAGCGCACTAAAGATACTGGTTTGCGCTCTCAATTGCTGGGGAGCCGAAAATGA
- a CDS encoding MFS transporter translates to MSATQPMAQAPHSALALAAYGALGLPLAMSALPVYVQIPAYYSTHLGLALAGTGWVLFLARLIDTLQDPWLGRCIDRLHGRALNGWLITGALLLVLAFGGLWLPQVSGGYLTLWLAVMLVVAYTAHSMLNIAYLAWGARLGQEQQLLGAAGWREGAGLVGVILASVIPSWLMTMPTESLTGGLVVYSGAFAVIVLLSLTALLRWAPQWHKAPSSALSWSQALRLMRQNTEFTRLLWPYVVNAISVSIPATLALFFINDRIGAPQLAGVFLAAYFIAAALGLPVWVRFAQRFGVLCSWRLGMLLAILSFCGASWLGQGDSTAYLLVCIAAGLALGADLALPPVLLARLIPSDEAAATYYGVWTLLGKLALALSGLALPLLAVLGYTPGIPAGAELAWVYAGVPCLFKLLALVLLRNMGNVTIHLKEQTP, encoded by the coding sequence ATGAGCGCGACTCAGCCAATGGCTCAAGCCCCACATTCAGCGCTGGCCTTGGCCGCATACGGTGCTTTGGGCTTGCCGCTGGCGATGTCCGCCTTACCCGTGTATGTGCAGATTCCGGCGTATTACAGCACACATCTGGGCTTGGCTTTGGCGGGGACAGGCTGGGTGCTGTTTCTGGCTCGTTTGATTGATACCTTGCAAGACCCATGGCTGGGGCGTTGTATTGATCGCCTGCATGGGCGAGCACTCAATGGGTGGTTAATCACAGGCGCATTGTTGCTGGTGCTGGCCTTTGGTGGGCTATGGCTGCCGCAGGTAAGTGGGGGGTATCTAACGTTATGGCTTGCTGTGATGCTGGTGGTGGCTTATACGGCGCACAGTATGCTTAATATCGCGTATCTGGCATGGGGTGCAAGGCTAGGGCAGGAGCAACAATTATTGGGGGCCGCGGGTTGGCGCGAAGGGGCAGGCCTGGTGGGGGTGATTTTAGCGAGCGTGATTCCAAGCTGGCTAATGACTATGCCGACCGAGTCGCTCACTGGTGGGTTAGTGGTATATAGCGGTGCATTTGCAGTCATTGTGCTGCTAAGCCTTACCGCTTTGCTGCGCTGGGCGCCTCAGTGGCACAAGGCACCATCATCGGCACTGAGTTGGTCGCAAGCACTACGCTTAATGCGGCAAAACACCGAGTTTACGCGCTTGCTATGGCCGTATGTAGTGAATGCCATATCGGTATCGATCCCTGCGACGTTGGCGCTGTTTTTTATCAACGACCGAATTGGCGCACCGCAATTGGCTGGTGTTTTTCTGGCGGCATACTTTATTGCGGCAGCCTTAGGCTTGCCGGTTTGGGTGCGCTTTGCACAGCGCTTTGGCGTGTTGTGCAGTTGGCGGTTGGGAATGTTGCTGGCAATTTTGAGTTTTTGTGGCGCCAGCTGGCTGGGGCAGGGTGACAGCACAGCGTATTTGCTGGTGTGCATTGCTGCGGGTTTGGCGCTAGGGGCTGATTTGGCGCTGCCGCCGGTTTTGTTGGCCAGATTAATCCCTAGCGATGAAGCTGCTGCCACTTACTACGGTGTGTGGACTTTACTCGGTAAATTGGCCTTGGCCTTGTCCGGTTTGGCTTTGCCATTATTGGCTGTGTTGGGGTATACGCCTGGAATACCAGCTGGTGCTGAGCTGGCGTGGGTATACGCTGGGGTGCCTTGTCTATTTAAACTGCTGGCTTTGGTGTTGCTGCGCAATATGGGCAACGTAACCATTCATCTAAAGGAGCAAACACCATGA
- a CDS encoding DUF3833 domain-containing protein, whose protein sequence is MNLNRIKKALLAASCGLLTACASPDVSHYQQAEPKLDLARYFVGTTDAWGMFQKRSGEVVKRFHVEITGTQRDGKLVLDERFSYDDGNKDQRIWTLTQQADGSWRGTAADVKGEAVGKVAGNALNWQYTLLLPVDGKTYEVQFDDWMFLLDEHSMINRASMRKFGFELGQVTLFFKKRS, encoded by the coding sequence ATGAATCTGAACCGAATTAAAAAAGCCTTACTCGCGGCCAGTTGTGGATTGCTCACTGCCTGTGCTTCACCCGATGTTAGTCACTATCAGCAAGCCGAGCCTAAGCTTGATCTGGCGCGTTATTTCGTTGGTACCACAGATGCTTGGGGGATGTTCCAGAAACGTAGCGGGGAAGTCGTGAAGCGATTTCATGTGGAAATAACTGGTACGCAGCGCGATGGCAAGTTGGTGCTGGACGAGCGTTTTAGTTATGACGATGGCAATAAAGATCAGCGGATTTGGACATTAACGCAACAAGCGGATGGGAGCTGGCGCGGCACCGCAGCGGACGTAAAAGGCGAGGCCGTGGGCAAGGTGGCGGGTAATGCTCTGAATTGGCAATACACCTTGCTGTTGCCCGTAGATGGAAAAACCTACGAAGTGCAATTTGATGACTGGATGTTTTTGCTGGACGAGCACTCGATGATCAATCGCGCCAGTATGCGCAAATTCGGCTTCGAGCTGGGTCAGGTGACGCTGTTTTTCAAGAAAAGGAGCTAG
- a CDS encoding SDR family NAD(P)-dependent oxidoreductase — MFKAMNTPIASWRGLRVWLIGASSGIGAALAQQLMAAGAIVSLSARRELPLQQVASASGQAHVMAFDATDSAAWPRAYQTVCSKMGEPDLVLFCAADYRPERIWEVSAERAGQTLDINLISAYRAIETILPAMLQRGKGGIGLIASVAGYMGLPNASVYGPSKAALINLAEILYSDLHPKGLDVYLINPGFVRTSLTAKNDFSMPALQTPEQAASAILHGIAAGKFEIHFPRRFTQMLKLTQFLPYRWRFALFERYLKLS, encoded by the coding sequence ATGTTCAAAGCGATGAATACGCCGATTGCAAGTTGGCGCGGCTTACGGGTGTGGCTGATTGGTGCTTCGAGTGGGATCGGCGCGGCATTGGCGCAGCAACTCATGGCGGCTGGGGCGATAGTCTCGCTGAGCGCGCGGCGTGAATTGCCACTGCAGCAAGTGGCGAGTGCTAGCGGTCAAGCGCATGTGATGGCTTTTGATGCGACCGATTCTGCGGCTTGGCCTCGAGCCTACCAAACCGTGTGTAGCAAAATGGGCGAGCCCGATCTGGTGCTATTTTGTGCGGCAGATTATCGGCCGGAGCGCATTTGGGAGGTGAGCGCCGAGCGTGCAGGGCAAACGTTGGATATTAATTTGATTAGTGCTTACCGTGCGATCGAAACCATTCTGCCTGCGATGCTGCAGCGCGGCAAAGGCGGGATTGGCTTGATCGCCAGTGTGGCGGGTTATATGGGTTTACCGAACGCCAGTGTGTATGGGCCGAGCAAGGCGGCGCTGATCAATTTGGCTGAAATTTTATACAGTGATCTACATCCGAAGGGCTTAGATGTGTATTTGATCAATCCGGGTTTTGTGCGCACCAGCTTGACGGCAAAGAATGACTTTTCAATGCCTGCGCTACAAACGCCAGAACAGGCCGCCAGCGCTATTTTGCACGGGATAGCAGCTGGAAAATTCGAAATACATTTTCCACGCCGATTTACGCAAATGCTGAAGTTAACGCAGTTTTTGCCGTATCGTTGGCGTTTCGCCCTGTTTGAACGCTATCTGAAACTCTCATGA
- a CDS encoding nuclear transport factor 2 family protein yields MTPIKIDELLAWYAGICPETLDQVAYFYQPQARFKDPFNDVHGPEAIRAIFAHMFATTDNPRFVIGERLVQGQQAFVSWRFEFGLKGKNYQIEGGSHLTFGDDGRVVLHRDYWDAAEELLQKLPVIGGPIRWLRRQFVVKL; encoded by the coding sequence ATGACGCCTATTAAAATCGACGAATTACTCGCTTGGTATGCGGGTATTTGCCCTGAAACACTCGATCAGGTTGCTTATTTTTATCAGCCACAAGCCCGATTTAAAGACCCATTTAATGATGTGCATGGACCTGAGGCTATCCGTGCCATTTTTGCTCATATGTTTGCGACGACTGACAATCCTCGATTTGTAATCGGCGAGCGGCTGGTGCAAGGCCAGCAGGCATTTGTAAGTTGGCGTTTTGAATTTGGCCTGAAAGGCAAAAACTATCAGATCGAGGGCGGCTCACACTTGACTTTTGGTGACGATGGGCGCGTGGTGCTTCATCGTGATTATTGGGATGCAGCCGAAGAGCTGCTGCAAAAACTACCTGTGATTGGTGGGCCAATACGCTGGTTGCGTCGCCAGTTTGTGGTCAAGTTGTAA
- a CDS encoding MetQ/NlpA family ABC transporter substrate-binding protein: MKKAISLFAAATVLASAGVFAADKISVGATAVPHAEILEFIKPMLAKQGVELDVKVFTDYVQPNVQVAEKKLDANFFQHQPYLTEFNKGKGTTLVSVAGVHVEPFGAYSSKVKKLADLKEGATVAIPNDATNGGRALLLLDKAGVITLKDKTNILATSKDITANPKKLKFKELEAATLPRILNQVDLALINTNYALEAKLNPSKDALAIEGKESPYVNILVTRTDNKDSAAVKKLAAALKSPEVKKFIETKYQGAIVPAF, from the coding sequence ATGAAGAAAGCAATTTCCCTTTTTGCTGCAGCAACCGTATTGGCCAGTGCTGGCGTATTTGCTGCCGACAAAATCAGTGTTGGTGCAACCGCCGTCCCACACGCTGAAATTCTTGAATTCATCAAACCAATGCTGGCTAAGCAAGGCGTTGAGCTGGACGTTAAAGTATTTACTGACTACGTACAGCCCAATGTACAAGTAGCGGAAAAGAAACTGGACGCTAACTTCTTCCAGCACCAGCCTTACCTAACCGAATTTAACAAAGGCAAAGGCACTACATTGGTGAGCGTTGCTGGCGTTCACGTTGAGCCATTTGGCGCCTATTCAAGCAAAGTGAAAAAACTGGCTGATCTGAAAGAAGGCGCAACAGTAGCGATTCCAAATGATGCTACCAATGGCGGCCGCGCCCTGTTGCTACTCGACAAAGCTGGCGTAATTACCTTAAAAGATAAAACCAATATCTTAGCGACCAGCAAAGACATTACCGCCAACCCGAAAAAACTGAAATTCAAAGAATTGGAAGCGGCAACACTGCCACGCATTTTGAATCAAGTAGACTTGGCGCTAATTAACACCAACTACGCCTTGGAAGCTAAATTAAACCCAAGCAAAGACGCACTGGCGATTGAAGGCAAAGAATCACCGTATGTGAATATTTTGGTAACTCGTACCGATAACAAAGACTCAGCGGCCGTTAAGAAGCTTGCTGCTGCGCTGAAATCGCCAGAAGTGAAGAAATTCATCGAAACCAAATACCAAGGTGCAATCGTTCCAGCATTCTAA